In Pueribacillus theae, the genomic window GCAGTTAGTGACATGGATTATAACCTCCTTTATTAGTTAATAATGTAGCATGAATATTCAGGAAATTGAACTGTAATATGTAATGTTTTGAGTATCATTTGATTTTATTCAATAAAATCGGTAAACTTTTTTAAAAACTGGACTTCTTTTGCAGAAACGGTTTGAATGCCTGACCGTAGTTTAAATTGTCTTCCAAACGATGGTCCGAATACGTAAAAAAATCAAAGGAGTGTAATAAATGAGCGAAGCACACCATAAAAATGAATTAAAAAAACGACTAACGAAAATGCAATATGAAGTAACGCAAAATGACGCGACTGAACCGCCATTCCGCAATGAATATTGGGATAATACGAGAGAGGGCATTTATGTAGACATCGTTTCAGGCGAACCGCTTTTCTCCTCAAAAGATCAATATGATGCTGGCTGCGGCTGGCCCAGCTTTACAAAGCCACTAAAAAAAGAAGAGGTCTATGAAAAAGAAGACTTCAGCCACGGAATGCATCGAATTGAAGTAAGAAGCCAAAAAGCGAATTCCCATCTCGGCCATGTGTTTCCTGACGGTCCCGTTGATAAAGGCGGACTCCGTTATTGCATCAATTCTGCCTCTCTACGATTCATTCCAAAAGAAGACCTGGAAAAAGAAGGATATGGCGAGTATTTAGACTTGTTTCAATAAGAAGAAATTGGGTATAATATAAGTAGAGAATCATAAATTAAATCAAAACCACCCGTGTGAACGGGTGGTTTGCTCTACGGCTGAAAGCCTTTGTTACTGGCCAGC contains:
- the msrB gene encoding peptide-methionine (R)-S-oxide reductase MsrB; the encoded protein is MSEAHHKNELKKRLTKMQYEVTQNDATEPPFRNEYWDNTREGIYVDIVSGEPLFSSKDQYDAGCGWPSFTKPLKKEEVYEKEDFSHGMHRIEVRSQKANSHLGHVFPDGPVDKGGLRYCINSASLRFIPKEDLEKEGYGEYLDLFQ